The segment GCACATGCACGTGACCAGCCGCGGCGCCTCGGTCAGCGCGGAGTACCTGGCCGGGGCGGTCTGGGGTCTCGCCGTGTGGCTGTGCGAGTACGGCAGCGCCCGCTTCGGCATCTGCGCCGACGAGCGCTGCGGCAACGTCTACCTGGACACCTCGTCCAACAACTGCCGCCGCTTCTGCTCGGAGCGCTGCGCGACCCGCTCGCACGTCGCCGCGCACCGCGCCCGCAAACGTGCCGCCACCACGCTCACGCCGGCGCTCTAAGCCTGCGTGATCGCCGTTTCGGCGGGGGCCAGATAGCGGCGGGCGAACTCGAGGGCCTCGCGCAGGTCGGCCTCGCGGGCCGGGCGGCTGGCGGCCTTGCGTGTGTTGATTTCGAGGGCGACCGAGCCGGTGAAGCCTTTGCTGACCAGCGAGCGCAGCAGCTCGGCGCAGGGCTGATTGCCGCGGCCCGGGACCAGATGCTCGTCGCGGCCCTCGCCGGTGCCGTCACCCAGGTGCACGTGCCGCAGCCCGGACCCCATCTTGGCGGCCATCTCCAGCGCGTCGATCCGGGACGCCGCGCAGTGCGAAAGATCCAGCGTGTACGCGTCGAAGCCGGTCACGGTGGGATCCCAGCCCGGCGTGTACGGCACGAACCAGCGGCCGGCCATCTTCACCGGGAACATGTTCTCCACCGCGAAACTCAGGTCCGGATGCCGGGCCTGCACCTTGGCCAGCCCCTCGGCGAAGTTGCGCGCGTAGTCCCGCTGCCAGGTGAACGGCGGGTGCACCACGACCGTGGGCGCCCCGAGCGACTCGGCGAGCTGGGCGGCCCGGTTGAGCCGCTCCCACGGGTCCGGGCTCCACACCCGCTGGGTCACCAGCAGGCAGGGCGCGTGCACCGAGAGAACCGGCACGCCGTAGTGGTCGGCCAGCCCTTTCAGGGCACCGGCATCCTGGCTGACGGCGTCGGTCCACACCATGACCTCGAGGCCGTCGTAGCCGACCGTGGCTGCCATCTCGAACGCCGCTGCCGTCGGCTCGGGGAAGACCGAGGAGCTGGAGAGAAGCACGGGAACGCGGGAACTCACGCCCTCCAGGGTAGCCGCGCCCGGCACGCCCGGATATATCAGCTCTAAACGGTCATGATCCATCGGTGCGCGTACGCTGACCCGGATGAGCCGCACGCAGCCACCTCGGGAAGTCCCCCTCGACTTCCCGCGGGAATGGATCGAATTCCTCGACCCCGACGACGAGCAACACCTGGTCCGCGCCGACCTTACCTGGCTGCTCTCCCGCTGGACCTGCGTATTCGGCTCGGCCTGCCGTGGCATTCTCCCCGGCCGGGCCGACGACGGCTGCTGCTCGCACGGCGCGTTCTTCACCGACGCCGACGACGAGAACCGGGTCAAGGCGGCCGCCGCGAAGCTCACCCCGGAGACCTGGCAGCACTACCGGCGCGGGTTCAAGAACTACACCGAGGTGGACACGGTCGACGGGACGAAACCCGCTCGGCGTACGGCCACCCGATCCGGTGACGGCCCGTGCGTCTTCCTCAACGACGCCGACTTCCCGGCCGGCGGCGGCTGCGCCCTGCACGCCCAGGCGCTGCGGGACGGGGCGCACCCGCTCAAGTACAAGCCCGACGTCTGCTGGCAGCTGCCGGTCCGCCGGGAACAGGACTGGGTCACCCGGGCCGACGGCACCAAGCTGCTGCAGTCCACCCTGACCGAGTTCGACCGCCGCGGCTGGGGCCCCGGCGGCCACGACCTGGCCTGGTGGTGCACCTCGTCCCCGGACGCGCACGTCGGCACCGAGCCGATGTACCTCTCCTATGCGCCCGAGCTGATCGCGCTCGTCGGCGAGGCCGCGTACCAGAAGTTGGCCGAGCTCTGCACCGCCCGGATCAAGTCCGGTCTGATCGCCGTCCACCCGGCCACCACCCGGGCGCAGGCGCCGAAGCGCCGCGGCGGACGCGAGCCGGCGTCACCCCTCCGGGGGTGAAACCCCGTCCCGGGATGGCGATCTTATCTAGTCGCATGCCATCTTGGTGCAGAGCAATACCGAATCCCATGGGCCAGGCGTCCAAGGAAGGGCGCCTGGCCGCCCCATCTCTACGGCTCGAACTTGTAGCCGAGACCGCGCACGGTGACGATGTAGCGCGGCGCGGAGGGTTCCGGCTCGACCTTGGAACGCAGTCGCTTGACGTGGACGTCCAGGGTCTTCGTGTCACCGACGTAATCGGCGCCCCAGACGCGGTCGATCAGCTGGCCGCGGGTGAGCACCCGGCCGGCGTTGCGCAGCAGCAGCTCGAGCAGCTCGAACTCCTTCAGCGGCAACTGCACGCCGGAGCCGTCGACGGTCACCACGTGACGCTCGACGTCCATCCGGACCGGACCGGCGGCGAGCGTCGGGGTGGTCACCTCGGCCGCCTCGGCGCCCTGGCGGCGCAGCACGGCACGGATCCGGGCGACCAGTTCACGCGGCGAGTACGGCTTGGTGACGTAGTCGTCGGCGCCGATCTCCAGGCCGACCACCTTGTCGATCTCGCTGTCCCGGGCGGTGACCATGATGATCGGTACCGCCGAGCGCTGCCGCAGTTGGCGGCAGACCTCGGTGCCGGACATCTCCGGCAGCATGAGGTCGAGGAGCACGATGTCGGCCCCGGTCCGGTCGAACTGCGTGAGCGCCGAGGTGCCGGTCGCAGCGACCGAGACCTCGAACCCCTCTTTACGCAGCATGTACGACAGGGCGTCGGAGAACGACTCCTCGTCCTCGACCACGAGCACGCGGGCCAATGAAGTTCCTTCCGTCGTCGGTGGTCGGCTTCAGCACGGTTTTCCGGGTTTGCGGCGGAGCCGCCCGGAAGACTCAGCGCCCGGCCACACCGGACTCGATCTCAATCGCCGTCGGTGACGACGAGGGGGACTCGGGGGACTCGGGGGGTCGCGCCGGTAGGCGCAAGGTGAACGTAGAACCGTCGCCGAGTGAACTGGTCACCGTGACGCGGCCACCGTGGTTGGTGGCGATGTGCTTGACGATGGCCAGGCCGAGGCCGGTTCCGCCGGTGGAACGGGACCGCGCCTGATCGGCCCGGTAGAACCGTTCGAAGATCCGGTCGACGTCGGTCGGCGCGATGCCGATGCCCTGGTCGGCGACGTCGATCTCGATCCAGTCGTCGCTGTGCCGCATGGCCAGCGAGACCTTGGTGTCCTCACCCGAATACGCGATGGCATTCTCGACGAGGTTGGTGACAGCGGTGGCGATCTGGCTGTCGTTGCCGTAGACCATGGAACCCTTCGGCCCCTCGTACACGATCTCGATGCTCTTGGCCGACGCCGTGGTCCTGGTCCGGTCGATCACCTCGGCGATGACCCAGTCCAGCGAGACCGGCTCGGGATGAGGCAACGGCTCGGCACCCTGCAGCCGGCTGAGTTCGAGCAGCTCGTTGACGAGGCGGCCCATCCGGGCCGACTCGTGGTGGATGCGCTCGGCGAACCGGCGGGCGGCCAGCAGGTCCTCGGACTGGGCCTCCGGAGTCGCGTCGGGAAGCTGGGTGGCGTCCAGCAGCGCCTCGGCCAGCAGCTGCAGCGCCCCGATCGGGGTCTTCAGCTCGTGGCTGACGTTGGCGACGAAGTCGCGGCGGACCCGGGCCAGCCGATGCGCCTCGGTGACGTCGGCGGCCTCGACCGCGACATGCGTCGCATTCAGGGCCACCGCACGCAGGTGCAGGCCCAGGGGAGCCTGAGCGCCACCGGCACGACCGCGGGGCAGATCAAGTTCAACTTCGCGGCGTACGCCGGTACGCCGGACCTGTCCGGCCAGTGTCCGCAGGATCGGGTGGGCCGCGATGGTGCCGGGCGCACCGCCGGAGCGGAGCAGGCCCATCGCCCGGGCCGCCGGGTTGACCAGCACCGGGTAGTCGTCGGCATCCAGGACGACGACCCCGACCCGCAGCGAGTCGAGGCTCTTACGACCGAGCCCCTTGAGGCCGTGCTTGCCCGCGGGCCGATCCTCGTCCGGTTCGATGGCTGTTCCCCCCTCCAACGGTCCCGGCTCGGCCGCGTCTCCCGGCCGGCGGACCCGGGCCAGAACCAGCCCCGCTCCCACACCGACGGCGAGCGCGGCTGAGATCAGGCCGACGGCAATTTCCCACTCCACGCTGCGATCGTAGGGTCATTGTTTACCTGAGCCATAGGGCCAATCGGGCAAACCGGGCGCACGTCGAATAATGTTCACCACTGCGCCCGGCGTCGTTCACCGCTGTTCACGTTCAGGCCGCTGTCCCGACCTAGCGTGAGCAGCACACACCGGCCGTCGCCTGAGGATCGGGCCGGCCCTGAGCACCGGGACCAGAACATGCGCGAGGAGTACCAGGCCGACCTCATCGAGGTGAGCCGCCTGCTGGTGACCATGTCAGAAGCAGTGCGTGCCGCACTCCGCAAGGCGACGAGCGCGCTGCTGACCGCGGACCTCAAGGCCGCCGAAGCGGTGATGGAGCGGGACGCCGAGATCGACGCGATCTACGAGCAGGTCGAGGCCAAGGTGGCGGACACCATCGCCCGGCAGGCGCCGGTCGCCGGCGACCTGCGCCGGGTGATCACCGCCCTGCACATCTCGGCCGACCTGGAGCGGATGGGCGATCTGGCCGAGCACGTGGCGAAGACCGCGTCGCGCCGGCACCCGTCCCCCGCCGTGCCGGCCGAGCTGCGCCCGACGTTCCAGCAGATGGCGGAGGTGGCGGACCGGATGGCGGAGAAGATCACCACGCTGCTGCGCGATCCGGACGTCGCGGTGGCCGCGGAGCTGGACAAGGAGGACGACGCGATCGACGACCTCGAGCGTCACCTCTTCAAGATCATGCTGGACGACGACTGGCCGTACGGCGCGGAGACCGCGATCGACGGCGCGCTGCTCGGCCGCTTCTACGAGCGCTACGCCGACCACGCGGTGAACATCGGCGAGCACCTGATCTACCTGATCACCGGGGAGCCGGCGAACGCGCAGAGCTGATATCGATCCCCGCTCGCGCCTGCCGCGCGGCCAGGGATCCGGGGCCGGGACGCCACGGGGGCGTCCCGGCCCTCGTCGTTCTACTTTCCTTTTACTTCCGGTTCCCTTTTACTTCCGGCCCTGGTTGGCCACCGCGGCGGCGGCTTCCTCGGCGGCCTTCGGGTCGAGGTACTTGCCGCCCTTGGTGATCGGGCGCAGGTTCTCGTCCAGGTCGTAGCGCAGCGGGATGCCGGTCGGGATGTTCAGCTTGGCGATCGCCTCGTCGGAGATGTCGTCGAGGTGCTTCACGATGGCGCGCAGCGAGTTGCCGTGCGCCGCGACCAGGACCGTCTTGCCGGCGCGCAGGTCCGGGACGATCTGGTCGTACCAGTACGGCAGGGCGCGCTCGAGCACGTCCTTCAGGCACTCCGCCTTGGGCAGCACCTCCGGCGGAAGGTTCGCGTACCGGGCGTCGCCGAACTGGGAGTACTCGGAGTCGTCCTCGATCGGGGGCGGCGGGACGTCGTACGACCGGCGCCAGAGCATGAACTGCTCCTCGCCGTACGTCTCCAGGGTCTGCTTCTTGTCCTTGCCCTGCAGGGCGCCGTAGTGGCGCTCGTTGAGCCGCCAGTGGCGCTTGACCTCGATCCAATGCCGGTCGGTGATGTGCAGGGCGATCTCGCTGGTCCGGATCGCGCGGCGCAGAAGGCTGGTGTGCACCACGTCGGGCAGCACCCCCTGCTCCTTGAGCAGCTCGCCGCCGCGCCGGGCCTCGTCCTCACCCTTGGCGTCCAGGTCCACGTCGACCCAGCCGGTGAAGAGGTTCTTGGCGTTCCACTCGCTGTTGCCGTGCCGCAGCAGCACCAGGGTTCCAGTCATGAACACATCTTCCCCCGTGGCCATGGGCGATGTGCGGGCCACCCGGTACGTGTCCGCCGCCACAGCGAAACCCGGTTGCGCCGCCCCCTAGGTTGTAAGGGACTCAGTCTTGAACAGCACTTACCCGGGAGGCGTCGTGCGGGGTTGGTTACGGCAGGCCGCCGGAGGACTGCCACGGCAGTTCTGGTTCCTCTGGGCCGGCACCCTGATCAACCGCCTCGGCGCCTTCGTGGTGCTGTTCCTGAGCATCTACCTGACCGGGGAGCGGCACTTCACCCAGAGTCAGGCCGGCATCATCCTCGGCCTGTACGGGGTGGGCGGCGCGATCGGCACCATGACCGGTGGTGTCCTGGCCGACCGCTGGGGCCGGCGGCCCACCATGCTGACCGCCCAGTTCGGCGCGGCGGCCCTGATGCTCACCCTGGGTTTCGCGCACACGTACGCCCAGATCGCCGTCGTCACCCTGCTGCTCGGCCTGTTCGCCGAGGGGGTCCGGCCGGCGTTCTCGGCGATGATGGTCGACGTCGTCCCGGACCGGGACCGCGTCCGGGCGTACTCGTTGAACTACTGGGCGATCAACCTGGGCTTCGCGCTCGCCGCGGTTGCGGCCGGGTTCGCCGCGCAGTTCGACTACCTGCTGCTCTTCGTCGTGGACGCGGGCACCACGCTGATCACCGCGATCATCACGGCGATCTTCCTGGCCGAGACCCGGCCGGCCCGGGTGCACGGCGCGGGCCCCGCCCTCGCCGGCGGCGGCATCGGCACCGCGCTGAAGGACCGGGTCTTCCTGATCTATCTGCTTCTCACCCTGGCGTCGGTGCTGGTGATCCTGCAGCACGCGTCGACACTGCCCATCGCGATGCTGGCCGACGGGTTCTCGGCGGCCACCTACGGCCTGGTGATCGCGGTCAACGGCGTACTGATCGTGCTCGGCCAGCTCTTCGTGCCGAAACTCATCGAAGGGCGCGACAGCGCCCGCGTCCTGGCGCTCGCCGGTCTGATCATCGGCGTCGGGTTCGGGCTGGTCGCGCTCGCCGAGACGGCCTGGATGTTCGCGATCACGGTGATCATCTGGACGCTCGGCGAGATGCTGCAGTCACCCAGCAACGCCGCCACCGTCGCGGCCCTGTCGCCACCCGCGCTGCGCGGTCGCTACCAGGGGCTGAACTCGCTGACCTGGTCCATCGGTACGGCGATCGCACCGGTCCTCGGCGGCCTGATCCTGCAGAAGGGCGGCGACGCCGTGCTGTGGGCGGGCTGCTTCGTGCTCTGCGCGCTGGCCTCGGTGGGCCAACTGCTGGCCGGTCCCGCCCGCGCCCGGCGGGCCGAGCAACAGCGCCGAGCCGAAGCCCGCGCCATCGAGCTCGCCGCCGCCCGAGCTTCCGTGCCCACCTCCTGACGCCCCCGACCCAGCTGTCACCCAGCGTCGCCTCCCGCCCGCTGAAGCAGCAGCGACGGTCAGCCCGGCACGCCCGGCTGCCCCCCACGGTCGCCTCCCGCCCACTGAAGCAGCAGTGACGGTCAGCCCGGCACGCCCGGCTGACCCCCACGGTCGCCTCCCGCCCACTGAAGCAGCAGTGACGGTCAGCCCGGCACGCCCGGCTGACCCCCACGGTCGCCTCCCGCCCACTGAAGCAGCAGTGAGAGCCAGCTGGACTGGATCAACGCCCGGGCTGACTGGATCGCCGACCGGATAGGTGGGTTCGGTAGGGATGGGGCGGAACCTCGCAGCCCTCGCTAAGGGAACACTTCGGACGCCGCGTGTTTCCGAGCACAGAAATGCGCGCGCCAATTGCTTGGTCGCGCGCAAATGAAACAAGCCGGAAACAAAAGCGCCGGCGGCGGCGGACGACACCCATCCCCATAGGCGCCGCCCGCACTAACCGCCGGTCTCGGGTCGCGCCGTCCCCCAACGGCTCATGCCACCCGTCCCCAAACGCCGATCCGCGGCGATCGTTGCCGATCGACCCGTTCCCCGAACTAACGGCTCGGCGTCCATCGACCACGCTAGTTGGGGCAGTCAAGCCTCACAAGCCGATTTCGTGTCGACATCTGTCTCAACCGTCACAATCGCCGACAACCAACCGATCGGAGGATCCGCCAATCACTCGTCCGGGCTTGTGGGCATGGAAAAAATTACTAGGCTTCTCGCTCGATCGGCGAACCCGGCGAATTGCGCGCTGTCCGTCGCCACCAGCCCGGGACCGGCCGCATCGTGGCCATCCTCAGTGGACTCGGTTCGCTCGACAATCTTCCGTTCATCAATTTTCCCAGCCGGTAAAGAACCGATCTTGGTGGCCGGTTAGTCGGCGGACTCGGCCAGATGCTTGAACGCCTGCAGGTTGGCGAGTGATTCGCCGCGTTTGACCCGCCACTCCCACTCCCGGCGGATCGACGTGCCGAAGCCGATCTCCAGCATCGTGTCGAACGACTCGTCGGCGTAGGTGAGCACCGAACCGAGGAGCCGGTCCAGCTCGTCCTCGTCCAAGCCCTTCAGCGCGACCCGGCCGGTCAGATAGACGTCGCCGACCGCGTCGATCGAGAACGCGACCCCGTACATCCGGGCGTTGCGCCGCAGCAGCCAGGCCCACAGGTCCTCGTGCCGTTCGTCCGGCCGGCGCATGACGAAGGCCTCGATCCGCAGCGCGTGCGCGCCGACGATCAGGTTGCAGGCCGTCTTGAGTTTGTGCGTGCCGGGGAGGGAGACGACGTACGAGCTGTCGCCTGTGGACTCCCACTCCAATTCGCGGTCGGTCAGGACCCGTTCGATCAGTTCCGTCACCATGCGAAGGTCGCTCCCTCGAGTCGCGCCGTGATCAGCGCCCGGTGCTCAACCATCGCGTCACGGTAGACCCGCAGCAGCGATTCGGCAGTGCGGTCCCAGGAGAAGCGGGACGCGTGGGCGACGGCTCCCGCGGCGAGCCGGTGCCGGTAGCCGGGTGCGTCGAGCAGCCGTTCCAGAACCCGGGCCCAGTCGGCCGGGTCGTGTCCGTCGACGAGCACGCCGCTGATCCCGTCCCGGACCGCGGTGACCAGCCCGCCCACCGCGGCCGCGACGACCGGGGTGCCGCAGGCCTGCGCCTCGAGGGCGACCAGTCCGAACGACTCGTTGTACGAGGGGACGGCGACCAGGTCGGCGGCCCGGTACAGGGCGGCCAGGTCGGCGCCGGTCTGCGGGGGAAGGAACACGACCGAGTCGGAGACGCCGAGCGAGGCGGCCAGTTCGATCAGTGACCGGGGCCGGTCCAGGCCGGTGCCGCTGGGACCGCCACAGATCACCACGGTCACGTCGGAGGCGCTGCGGCGGCGCATCTCGGCGACCGCGGAGATCAGCACGTCAGGCGCCTTGAGCGGCTGGATCCGGCCGACGAACGCCACGATCCGGCCGTTCTCCGGCAGCCCGAAGCGGGCCCGGTCGGCGGCGCCCGGACGGAACCGGCGCAGGTCGACGCCCGGTTGCACGACGCTGACCCGGGCCGGGTCGGCGTCGTAGTGGGTGATCAGGTCCTGCGCCTCGAACCGGGTGTTCGCCACCAGGTGGTCGGACTCCGCGACGACCTGTTCCTCACCGATCAGACGGGCTTTGGGCTCCGGCCGGTCACCGTCCGCAAGGTACTGGTTCTTCACTTTTGCGAGGGTGTGCGCGGTGTGTACGTGCGGCACGCCCCAGCGTTCCCGGGCCAGCCAGCCGACCTGCCCGGAGAGCCAGTAGTGCGAGTGGATCAGATCGTAGTGGCCGGGCGGGTGTGCGGCCTCGGCCCGCAGGACGCCGTTGGCGAAGGCGCACAGCTGCGATGGCAGCTCCTCCTTGGCCAGGCCCTCGAACGGGCCCGCGGTGACGTGCCGGACATGCACGCCGGGCAGCATCTCGACCATCGGCGGAAGGCCGCTGGCGGTGGCCCGGGTGAAGATCTCCACCTCGACGTTGCGCTCGGCGAGGCGCTTGGCGACCTCGACGATGTAGACGTTCATGCCGCCGGCGTCACCGGTGCCCGGTTGCTCCAGCGGCGACGTGTGCACCGAGAGGGTGGCGATGCGCCGTGGGGCGGGCCACCCGCCGGCCCGTAGCTGTGCCACGTTTACCCCCTCCGCGTCGAATGAAGAAGTCGAGTAGAAAAACTTGTTGCGCCAACGTTCATCTTCCCCATCGGCGCTCACCGAACCACGGCGCAGCCGACCGGGGGTGATCCAAGTCATTGCGGGAGGGGGGTGATCAGGCAGGTGCGGGAGGATCGGAGCATGCAGAACATCGCTGTCGTGACCGGCGCATCCAGCGGGATCGGGGCTGCCACGGCCCGCAGGCTCGCCACCGAGGGATTTCACGTGGTCGCCGCGGCCCGGCGTGCTGACCGGCTGGCCGAGCTGGCCGAGGAGATCGGCCCGAACGCCACCGCCGCCGAGTGCGACGTGACCTCGGACGATTCGGTGGCCCGGCTGGCCGAGCTGGTGGCCGGCCTGGGCGGTCCGCTCACGGTCCTGGTCAACAACGCGGGCGGCGCCCGCGGACTGGATCCGGTCGCGGCCGGGTCGGTCGATGACTGGCAATGGATGTACGACGTGAACGTCCTCGGCACGCTGAGGGTCACCCAGGCGCTGCTCCCGGCACTGGAGGCGAGCGGCGCCGGCACGATCGTGACCGTCGGGTCGACCGCGGCCTTCACGGTCTACGAGGGCGGCGGTGGGTACACCGCGGCCAAGCACGCCCAGAACGCGCTGGTCGGGACACTGCGGCTGGAACTGTCCGGCAAGCCGATCCGGGTGATCGAGATCGACCCCGGCATGGTGCGTACCGACGAGTTCTCGCTCAAGCGGTTCGGCGGCGATCAGGCGAAGGCGGACTCGATCTACGACGGGGTCAAGGAGCCGCTGGTCGCCGACGACATCGCGGACGTCATCGCGTTCGCCGCGACCCGGCCGCAACACGTCAACATCGACCGCCTGGTGATCCGGCCGATCGCCCAGGCGGCCCAGCACAAGGTGCACCGGGAGAAGTAGGTTGAAGCCGGTCGGCGCGATCACCCGGGGGACGACCAATCCCAACCGGCTGCGACGGGTCGACAACTTCATCGCGTACCGATGTGAATCGATCTTGAAGGATGCCGCGCGGCCGCTCGTGATCGACCTGGGCTATGGCGCCACGCCGGTCACGGCGGTGGAACTCCGCGGCCGCCTGGCGGCCGCGGTCCGTGCGGATGTCGCGGTCGTCGGTCTGGAAATCGATCCGGTACGCGTGAGCGACGCCCAGCCGTTCGCGGACCCGCCGTGGCTGGAGTTCCGGCGCGGCGGGTTCGAGCTGGCCGGCCTGGCTCCGGTGGTGGTGCGCGCGTTCAACGTGCTGCGACAATACGCCGAGGACGAGGTGGCCGCGGCCTGGCGCACGATGACCTCGACCGG is part of the Actinoplanes sp. NBC_00393 genome and harbors:
- a CDS encoding sugar phosphate isomerase/epimerase family protein, producing the protein MSSRVPVLLSSSSVFPEPTAAAFEMAATVGYDGLEVMVWTDAVSQDAGALKGLADHYGVPVLSVHAPCLLVTQRVWSPDPWERLNRAAQLAESLGAPTVVVHPPFTWQRDYARNFAEGLAKVQARHPDLSFAVENMFPVKMAGRWFVPYTPGWDPTVTGFDAYTLDLSHCAASRIDALEMAAKMGSGLRHVHLGDGTGEGRDEHLVPGRGNQPCAELLRSLVSKGFTGSVALEINTRKAASRPAREADLREALEFARRYLAPAETAITQA
- a CDS encoding response regulator transcription factor — translated: MARVLVVEDEESFSDALSYMLRKEGFEVSVAATGTSALTQFDRTGADIVLLDLMLPEMSGTEVCRQLRQRSAVPIIMVTARDSEIDKVVGLEIGADDYVTKPYSPRELVARIRAVLRRQGAEAAEVTTPTLAAGPVRMDVERHVVTVDGSGVQLPLKEFELLELLLRNAGRVLTRGQLIDRVWGADYVGDTKTLDVHVKRLRSKVEPEPSAPRYIVTVRGLGYKFEP
- the mshA gene encoding D-inositol-3-phosphate glycosyltransferase; translated protein: MAQLRAGGWPAPRRIATLSVHTSPLEQPGTGDAGGMNVYIVEVAKRLAERNVEVEIFTRATASGLPPMVEMLPGVHVRHVTAGPFEGLAKEELPSQLCAFANGVLRAEAAHPPGHYDLIHSHYWLSGQVGWLARERWGVPHVHTAHTLAKVKNQYLADGDRPEPKARLIGEEQVVAESDHLVANTRFEAQDLITHYDADPARVSVVQPGVDLRRFRPGAADRARFGLPENGRIVAFVGRIQPLKAPDVLISAVAEMRRRSASDVTVVICGGPSGTGLDRPRSLIELAASLGVSDSVVFLPPQTGADLAALYRAADLVAVPSYNESFGLVALEAQACGTPVVAAAVGGLVTAVRDGISGVLVDGHDPADWARVLERLLDAPGYRHRLAAGAVAHASRFSWDRTAESLLRVYRDAMVEHRALITARLEGATFAW
- a CDS encoding phosphoglyceromutase, producing MTGTLVLLRHGNSEWNAKNLFTGWVDVDLDAKGEDEARRGGELLKEQGVLPDVVHTSLLRRAIRTSEIALHITDRHWIEVKRHWRLNERHYGALQGKDKKQTLETYGEEQFMLWRRSYDVPPPPIEDDSEYSQFGDARYANLPPEVLPKAECLKDVLERALPYWYDQIVPDLRAGKTVLVAAHGNSLRAIVKHLDDISDEAIAKLNIPTGIPLRYDLDENLRPITKGGKYLDPKAAEEAAAAVANQGRK
- a CDS encoding class I SAM-dependent methyltransferase; protein product: MKPVGAITRGTTNPNRLRRVDNFIAYRCESILKDAARPLVIDLGYGATPVTAVELRGRLAAAVRADVAVVGLEIDPVRVSDAQPFADPPWLEFRRGGFELAGLAPVVVRAFNVLRQYAEDEVAAAWRTMTSTGALLVEGTCDELGRIATWTVVEDGVPRTLTLSARLAALQHPAIFAERLPKALIHHNVPGHPVHELLQALGRAWETEASPFGPRQRWLATVRRMRTEGWPVLDGPARWRLGELTLPYPAG
- the phoU gene encoding phosphate signaling complex protein PhoU, which codes for MREEYQADLIEVSRLLVTMSEAVRAALRKATSALLTADLKAAEAVMERDAEIDAIYEQVEAKVADTIARQAPVAGDLRRVITALHISADLERMGDLAEHVAKTASRRHPSPAVPAELRPTFQQMAEVADRMAEKITTLLRDPDVAVAAELDKEDDAIDDLERHLFKIMLDDDWPYGAETAIDGALLGRFYERYADHAVNIGEHLIYLITGEPANAQS
- a CDS encoding SDR family oxidoreductase, with the protein product MQNIAVVTGASSGIGAATARRLATEGFHVVAAARRADRLAELAEEIGPNATAAECDVTSDDSVARLAELVAGLGGPLTVLVNNAGGARGLDPVAAGSVDDWQWMYDVNVLGTLRVTQALLPALEASGAGTIVTVGSTAAFTVYEGGGGYTAAKHAQNALVGTLRLELSGKPIRVIEIDPGMVRTDEFSLKRFGGDQAKADSIYDGVKEPLVADDIADVIAFAATRPQHVNIDRLVIRPIAQAAQHKVHREK
- a CDS encoding YbjN domain-containing protein; this encodes MVTELIERVLTDRELEWESTGDSSYVVSLPGTHKLKTACNLIVGAHALRIEAFVMRRPDERHEDLWAWLLRRNARMYGVAFSIDAVGDVYLTGRVALKGLDEDELDRLLGSVLTYADESFDTMLEIGFGTSIRREWEWRVKRGESLANLQAFKHLAESAD
- a CDS encoding sensor histidine kinase, giving the protein MEWEIAVGLISAALAVGVGAGLVLARVRRPGDAAEPGPLEGGTAIEPDEDRPAGKHGLKGLGRKSLDSLRVGVVVLDADDYPVLVNPAARAMGLLRSGGAPGTIAAHPILRTLAGQVRRTGVRREVELDLPRGRAGGAQAPLGLHLRAVALNATHVAVEAADVTEAHRLARVRRDFVANVSHELKTPIGALQLLAEALLDATQLPDATPEAQSEDLLAARRFAERIHHESARMGRLVNELLELSRLQGAEPLPHPEPVSLDWVIAEVIDRTRTTASAKSIEIVYEGPKGSMVYGNDSQIATAVTNLVENAIAYSGEDTKVSLAMRHSDDWIEIDVADQGIGIAPTDVDRIFERFYRADQARSRSTGGTGLGLAIVKHIATNHGGRVTVTSSLGDGSTFTLRLPARPPESPESPSSSPTAIEIESGVAGR
- a CDS encoding MDR family MFS transporter, with product MRGWLRQAAGGLPRQFWFLWAGTLINRLGAFVVLFLSIYLTGERHFTQSQAGIILGLYGVGGAIGTMTGGVLADRWGRRPTMLTAQFGAAALMLTLGFAHTYAQIAVVTLLLGLFAEGVRPAFSAMMVDVVPDRDRVRAYSLNYWAINLGFALAAVAAGFAAQFDYLLLFVVDAGTTLITAIITAIFLAETRPARVHGAGPALAGGGIGTALKDRVFLIYLLLTLASVLVILQHASTLPIAMLADGFSAATYGLVIAVNGVLIVLGQLFVPKLIEGRDSARVLALAGLIIGVGFGLVALAETAWMFAITVIIWTLGEMLQSPSNAATVAALSPPALRGRYQGLNSLTWSIGTAIAPVLGGLILQKGGDAVLWAGCFVLCALASVGQLLAGPARARRAEQQRRAEARAIELAAARASVPTS